In Miscanthus floridulus cultivar M001 chromosome 8, ASM1932011v1, whole genome shotgun sequence, the sequence CTCAACCTCTGCATCTGCCATACCATCAAAAGGCAATGAATCTCTATTTCCATTCACTAATGCGGCATTCTCATCCTTTGAACATGAAAAAAAATTTGTTATTGCTTAGTGAAAAGTGAGCACAGAAAGCAACAGGTTCTCCAAAATTTACCTCTGTTATCAAATATTTGCCAACATCTGGCGCAGATGAGATATCATTTACTTCATCCTCATAGTGAACATTGCTAATCCTTGGTAAGAGCCCTTCATCGAAGTCTCTGTGGATTGAGCCATGAAATTCTATGTCAGCATTGGGCTAGACTTTACTGAGGTATAAGTTATAGAGAGCAGAGCAGTCTAGAAAAGTATTAGGATGAACGACAAAAATGCAAACAAATGGACACTACAATCAGATTAAAAAAATAAGATAATCTTACTTGAAGAAACCACCCCTAACATTGCATGCAACGTTTCTGGCTACACACAGAACCGGGATAGAACAATTTGCCTAGAAGGTGGAAAGGAGGGATCCTGTTAGTGACAATATAATATCTTTGTATTGGTATACAGGCCATGAACATCACCTCTGCCTGAGGAGCATAATATGGAGTAAATGCAGGAACCACATGAACTCGTAATTGATCCTTCTCATCCCAAACTTTCAGACGATCATCAATTACTAATGCCATACCAGGATGGCAAGAACCATCATGGAAGACATTTAGCAAGGACTTCTTTAAACCTATAAATGGTAAATTTCGCATTAATTTCAGTAGAATGAAACTAAAAAAGAAAATTTGAGTTTTATTTTTCATAGTTTGTCAGATAGTATGACAACATTTAGAAGATCACACTACACTATGCTCTTTTTGTACTTGTTCAAAAACAAGACGAATTACATACCAGATTTTACACACACCATCCGATCATGAAGTTGAACAGAATTAATCAATCTTGAATCTGGATCAAGCAATCTCCACATTTCTAAAGCATAGTCTCTTTCAGCCATCGTACACACATAGACCTCAAAACGCTTGCGACCTCTTGCAATTAAGTAGCTGCGAAGATCCTCCCAGGCTGGCCTTAAACGTACAAGCACGCTGGTATCCCTAATCTGCGGAAAGCAGAATAAAATCAGATGGCTGATTGACAATTTTTGTGCAACCAAATCAGAAAGTCCAAACAAGGTTGGAAAATGCATGCAACAACGAGGAATCAAAGTTCCTGATCCATCCATGCTATTACTACACAAGGATGGACTATTTgctcatacattcatccattggTCTAACAGAAAAATCAATAATTCGAATAATTATTGTTGGACATCCTTGATTATATGCAGACCTACATCCTTGAATCTTAGAGCTTTTGCTTGGCTCCAGGACTTGGGAACTTCTACTTTATGACATTCCCTTAGGGGTACTGGTGTGCAAGGAAAACCCAAATTTAGCAACGGCATACTGTGTAGTTATAACATAACATATCTATGTGCCAGTAAAGAAATGCTACCATGGACAGGCCCAAAGCAAGTTCAAGCAATTTAGCACATACCAGAGGATCTATTCTTGTCAGGATAATGTTTTTATCTTGTAATCTTATAACTGGACGTGTCATTGGTTGCTGGTTATCAGACAATGGTGGAACAATCTCAGGTTGTGCTTTATACACTTTTCCATCATCATAGACCTGATCACCTTCTATATATTGCTTTAGGATGGACTTATCATCTTGGTACCTTTTGATCTCTGATAGCATACCATTCCTACGCTGTGGATCAGTCTCATTACTCAGCTTTCTTTGAAGTCCATCGATTCTGTCCTCAAAAGACCGTGATGTATTGGCGACAATCAATGTCTCATCAAGGTCAAACACGATACCCAGGCACCGAAGATTTAACATGGTCAAGCAAGAATTATACAAACCAAATGGCAATTTATAGCCCCAGAAACATGCATGATTTGTCAAGTTTCTTCTGGATGTCATCGCAACTAAATGCAATTCTCCATCTCCAAGTGGAACAACCGCAGTCTGAAAGCACAAGGAATTAACACATTCAATATGATATATACAGTATAGAACCATAAATGCAGTTTCCAAATGAATATGAGGGAAATGAAAGTAAGTGGAAGGTGAAGATGGATGTTGAAATCTCTAAGAGGTAAATAATACATGTATTTAACTCTAATAATGCATGCCAGAGCTATAGATCTTAAATTCTCAGTGATATTTAAGAAAATAGGGGACATCAAGGCATGGAGAACCAGCTGAAGGCAAAATCTTAGGTCCAAAATTGCAAAATCTGAATTGGCTGTCATTTCATAAGTGTATATCCTGAATTCTAAAATCAGGCAAAGTTTAATATGGAATATGGAAATGTCGATACCAAAGCAAAGAGACTTGAACTTACAGGATTgccatgaaaaaaaaaatatttgcacaGGTTTGTATATTTAGTCAAACTGAATAGAGAAGCACTTGAGTAACAGTAACTTAACGTGACAGGCCCAGGCATTCCATATTATATATTTTAATGTTCAACTTGTTATCAGGAATCAGGAATCAAAATTCAAATTCAATTAGTGTGATGTACAACTTTATCAATTGCCAACTATCGCTACATCCAGTGATTCAAAGTCAACGGGTATCAAATAAATGCCAATTTTTCACAAGTCATCAGATTTGTGTCCCAATTCCAGAGGACCAATACATGGCACTCAGACATCCAGTGGCTGATTGCCTGATTGTGAAGCTTAAATCTCTGATCTGAAGTCCTTCCAACTAGCCTCAAAGTTAAAAGTTATGTAGTTTGGTTGATGATACAGAGTTAGGAACGAGTTCAAGTCCACAGGAACATCAAAGATAGTGAAGGATCATGCAAGTTCAAGTCCACAGGAACATCAAAGATAGTGAAGGATCATGCAAGTTCAAGTCGGTGTCATCACTGAAAAATATCAGTTCATTCTTAGTCATCCGTTCACATCCTGCCAAAAAATCCTTGTCCAGTGATCGTTCAAGTAAAATTAACAAAATTATTCCCACCCTAAATGTAAGAATTAACTATGTCCCGGTAAGCTTGTCCACGTAATAAGAATAAAAGATATTCCTTCCATTAAAGCGTCCCCCACGTAAAATTCGTGGTATCCTTTAATATGTTCATATTGTTCTCTTTTTCTTACGGAGGATGTGAACCTCTTTTTACGTCAGGAATAATCTGTATATACCTTGTTGTCCCTGAGGCAAGCGGCGTGCATGGCGACGAGAGGCATCGGCGCCACGTCGGCGGCGACGGGCGGCCTGGACTCCATGACGAGGCATCGGGCGCCGACGGCCACGGTGTGCATGACCGCCAGCGGAGGGCACCGCTCGCTGGGCGGGGAAAGGCGGTCAACGCGGATTTCTCGCGCCCACGCCGCCACGGCCAGGCCCTCGCTCGCCTCGCCCTTGGGCCACACCTCCACCTCTCCGATTGAGGTGTTCCCGTAATAAACCATCGACTTGAACATTCTCTCTAGATCCAGCAAAAACAACAAGCAGATCCAAAACGGATCGAGCAGATCCGCAGGGTCAAGGGTTCGTTCTGGGCGTCCAAAACAAGGGCCCTGGTTCTCGACCAGGTAGATCTGCAATCCTTGCAGATCTGTTCTTATGAATCGTCCGaaacagagaaaaaaaaaacacaggaaACAGGTAGGGGGAAAGGCAGGCAGATGTGTTTGTGTGGTCTTAAATCAACGATGCTTAAGATCGTGTTCGAATTCTTCACCGTCTCTGACCAGATTTGGTGCGTCAGGTGAGGATTCGCAGGGTGTGGCTTGCTCAAATCTAGGGGAGGAGTTCGTGCGCTACCGTGTCTATGGCGGCCGCGTTGTGGTGGGGGAAGggaagagggagggaggggtCGTTGGGAGAGGCTCGAAACCCTAGCCTTTGATCGGATTGCGGCATCGAGCTGGAGAGCAGAtggatttatttattttggcaGGTGGCGGGGGACTGGGGAGGGGCACGGCGCACGGGACAGACGGTGCCGGCGGATAGGCTGGTTCGTTGGTATTATCGCCTGGTAATTATTACAAATTTATATATGTTTTTGCGTTTTTCATTCTATTTTCTTTTGCGCCTGCGCGGCAAAGGCGTTTGGTTCTGGCTGGCACGTCTGCGTTACTGGTGGTGGCCAGGAGGAGGGCGGTTGACACacttttacttatttttttatGGCTGGGTGGATGGGTGGGTGGTTGCTGCTGGACCACCTGGCCGTCCAAATCGGTGTCAACAAAACGAGAGAGATTGGCCGTCTTTTTTCTCGATGGATAtggatattttatttttaaaaatctTGTAACTGGTTATGAAAAAATAAGACGCTTGAATCACAATATATGAAGGGTTTTCTAAGACCATCTCCGTTAATGGCTCCCTTGTAATGGAGCTTTACGTTCTCGGGCTCCCTCTCTTGTTTTTAATATAATACTAGATATATGTCCGGCGTTGCACCAGGAGAAATCTCAGCAATCGGATGCGAACGTGTAAGTTCTGAGGACTTCATATCAGACGCGGACCCTTAGATATAGTTTTCATATTGAAACCGGGTAGGACACGATGTATAAACTCCGATCTCCGAGTAGAGGATGATTCGTACCGGACACGAACGTGTGAGCAAGGATCGAGATTTGGTATCACTAGATAGATGATGACGTTAGAGTCTTTTTATGTATAGatggatagagatagagatagagaagaTATCTATTTTTATCCTTCGTATCACCAGTATAATTCAAACTCATAATTTGTAAACCATATAAAAGAACCACCTCCAGATGTTGGCTCTTTCTACCATCTTCTTGTTGTGATAGTAGAGAGTTGCTAGTGAAagaggaccgtgacgcctaagaggaggggatgaattaggcaacttaaaattctaactataAACTATGGTCTTTTTTTATAACCTTAGCAAAAtttatgtaaaagataaactatctaaatgtgcaactatgattttgctagtgtgttgctatctataccgcaaaaggagttatgcaaacaatgtaaatgcagaagctaaagagtaagataaagaaatgcaaactcccgtcgatgactccggtatttttaccgagatatcgagaagcgcgcaagcttcctcctCGTACTCGTTGGagaccctcgcaaggaatccctcgcaaggaccaagctcccggtcgggtatcTCTGTGGATAGTCTcggaccttccccacgcgcaagtgggtctccgacgtgccttccggcaagcctctcccagatgctccccgctgtcttcactattaagcttccggccgaaacgccgcgggccttgttccctccgatacacggttGCGGCCagaccacaaacgtggttggtgtaatctcgtaagactacaggcccctccgatgtacaacaatggtgcgcgtaagcaccaagtggtaagaggtatgcaaacctcactaaacactaggcctaaacctagagcaagcgtataagcggtggtttaatcaatctaagcacttcgcaaagcacctacgctaatcacctaatgaatcactaagtactatacaagtggagatcattaaaatggtgtatcaacacccttggtatgtttactcagctccactctactcaaatggcTGGCTGGagagtctatttataagccccactgagaaagtaaccattggggatgaaacccgcttttctgctactgaccggacgctaatcacgtcctgatcggatgcgtccgatcgtccCGGCCGTTGGAGCGcacgcgttgatcggactctgggctgagttcggtcatcattgaccggacgcgttcggtcgtgttggcgccactctggaacctctctgaaaATAATCAGACGTTGCACTTCGTGCGTCCGATCGTCCAGtgtgctgtgtccggtcacactgaaaaCATTACCATGACGACGAACAGTGTcaccggtgcgttcggtcactgcttcgctcagtgtctggtcactgctgctcagcgtccggtcatagctaCCGACACCTGGTGTTGCCGAGCACCGATGCATCTAGTCACTCATAAAgtcacgtccggtcacctctgctagGCTGGTTttttgcgatcttgcgtacggcttgattccaatcttcgtgcttggactttacttgaccTTGTACGTCTTTTATGTATCTTCACATGTCTtttttgaggtgttgatcatcgaatcatcacgtcgccttcgtctaagtcacgtcttgcaccctattgaactacaaaacaaccacttgtaaatttattagtccaatttggttgtgttggtcgtcaaacaccaaaatccaaagtaaatgggtctagggtccattttccttacaatctccccattttttgtgattgatgacaacacgaccaaaacaagcaaataataaaaaatttagaatttaaaaactatttacttgctaggatgtaatgcaaagggcaaggttatatgatgctaaaagataccacatgtaaacatctttggaaacttatcttgcccttgcaaatgtccccatgtggcattatagatttaagcctccccctaactccataatccactatcctccctttctcggaccattaccaattGAAAACTATTACTATTACAACTTATAAATTATTATAATtgagcttgcttttggtcctacaaattctctcccTTTGAAATCAAATACCGAAAGGGaaaacattagtagcacaaggaagggtcaaactttgtgatccgttgtatgtggagtggaatagatcacaaaatttgactctcacattatatagactaagctccccctaagtatatgtatacatatgttgGAGAATGTGgtttatgcataattgacaaattaatgctcaagggagtttaatctatataatgcatagagaaagcatataaataccaaagtgaaatcaacatgatgaaattggtttagaaatatcacatgtggaaaccaatttgatttataccactcgtaataggtggtggatatttgaagtatgatgcttaactccggggactccattttccttgcaataagactactacacacatgataagcttgaaaaggtgttagtctcaaagcatccaacttatagagtaacctccccctaaatttgtgcacacaagtatgaaatacttgtaggagacatgcacattgattttaaaatcaaagataccacttgaaagatgacatcacatgaatgtgagaatcattttcgaataTGAAAtttaggagaaattatctacaatttagactttggcacatattagatgaacaattataaaacaagccatgtgccgtgcttctaaataatttaaaccatgtaggtttgctccaagggttaagagtgaaaccgagcaagcctaccataagatatacctagtgtatgcattaCAAAGgatttaagcatgcaaatgcaaacctaggcatgaaaaggaactagatgcttaTTGAaatttgcaagaaattaaatctagttacctaccatgggaaggggaatttgagtacatagtgttcactaacccacttagcaattgacatgatccaatgtggtgcaccctatgaaatgcacccatactttgccaagtctctaaattccccaaagtccatcggacttctcactttccttttgggatctaaaccttcttggtgctcttcatgtttgaaatgatctcttttggcacccaaaaacgtttgaccccattgttggcttgcttgttcaccttgatggccactaccttgttatttttcttcttcttcaacaagtatggtgtggaggccttcttgtcaaccttgttggtgtaggtgttggagaacttacttgtttgctttttctctttcttctttgctcctctcccattcttcaccttgcacttataggacttgtggccttccttgtggcatacgtaacaaaccacggtttgtccttcatcaagcttcttcactcccttgacggtgttatcttcgtaaagttgggcttgctccatcttgcctttcacttgagtcaagtccttagtgaggcgagccacttcttgcttgagttgctcattcttctttgtgacctcttgtgtgcatgtttctacaataattttctcaacacaaacttggttgcataagagtgagtctaaacatagatcattacaagaagtagatgcatcctttttagacatgtcaaAAATAGAACCTTCCTTTTTAGATGCCTCGGTGGGGGTAGTGTAGTAGAACCACCCGAAAAAACACACTTAcggagacgctcgtcttccaccagacaccaAGCACCCCGAAAACAAGCTACAACGGGCGGTATCAGTCGAGCACacccccaagggagagcccgaaagatccacattttcccccaaggatccaataatgagaatgagttacaatacttaatccatttcatacatctagagttggtaaaaagtacattattacatttccaaagtcagagtACGGAATATTTAACAgcagaaataaaaataaacatatagcgataatgaacaaggatccgtctatgcccactaaaaaaatccttcacacaacgatgctcctcaagcattacctacaacaggggcaaataaaccctgagtacacaatgtactcgcaagacttatccgactagtgggaataatttctcgactccaagaaatatgataagctttatggtttattggtttcctttttgctgaaagcaatactaatagtgagtccttatttatgttattattagcaaccatgattaatttattctctagccattctatgtaagcacatgttctactttcaagcaagagttgagtaatcagttccatttcctcacctttcatctttcagttcctagtacggtgctagacccaaaaTAAGCCGTactggatcgcccggcgattcatgaatcaatgctcccagctgggtaccctaaaaacacacgctctgcttgtaccccaggcataagcaagatcaacccatcaccctcctatcacggggtccaggtccccatctaaacttggactccaagcccccgctcctgagtctcggacttagtgcggtgcaaggacctccaccatccctgcctccaatcagttggtctggaaagagccgaagcccacgataagagagcaacaagtctttcctgcgtccatacccaagtatgtgctcaggttAATAAATCTATGACGTGCCTTGAGACTtatgcaatggtcggtccttaaccgacacagacaggaaaaagtgtaaccaagctatgccctgttggccgcaggacacaacctcttacacccaccaatacctaaaccatatccctgcccgttcaccatttttcctttccaccatcttatcATGAGTGAttataattatcacctattatgagtaacggcaggttactcacgctaccgttaccctaagcatagcagctaatcgacctatactagtaggactcttaGGTAAGTATATTTATACATAtaattttcataaaatgcctgtaacataaatgcacatcatatatatattcagtgatcattaaaaatatgggttattcactggggcttgccttgggcaggcggtgggtcaacaaagtcagcaccgaACGGCTCtgaggctccctcctgcacgaggatctcctcctcgtactcctcgatgacctcctcgTAGTCTTGTTCGTCCATAGGCAAGAACTCtatcaactcatgatctacatgcatggaatgatgatacaacacttagtaatacggcaacggcagctcttaaaataaaatacatctatcaagctactaagctagtcctaccggctaaggtgctaagttatctattgttaccactaacaagcatgaagcatgacatatattatcttagcaactaaaggtattcttactcttaatatagatttactctatatatgataaaacaaggggtactagctgctctatttatcaacctactctagggctacaaaaattacattgagtatataataatctaatgatcttactataaaaatttaatggctaaagctatcatcaatttgccacaaatattcctacaactattaagctaaataatactaagctttctaaattgaatttataaACATATTATTATCACAGCTAAccgtaaactaactacaccaacagatagatagtatttttgtgaacctaacaaattttgttttgctatttttgggtacctatagaatttactataattttaccaAGATCAGcgcaaaactaaattgaataaatatttgttaattcactggaaaagaaagaaactaaacttCACCGCGTGACCCACTACTCGCAGCTCGGCCCACTCCCACAGCGCACAAACGCGAGCCACCGGCGCGCCCCACGCACGCGGCGAGCGAACGTGGCCCACGCAATGCGGCCCATGGCGGAGCCTGTGTGTGAGCTGATGCTTTTGCTAAAGAGCCTCCGTTCTCTTTTCTATTCGCGAAGCTCACTCAAACACTATTTAATTAAGTCACGACCTTTGCACCTAGCACCCTGTTCTTACCTGAATTCCCGGCCGAAACTAAATAAGGCCATAGCATCTTCGGCCAAACATCGGCGAGCACGGGCCTCCTCAGCCTCAACCAACACCTCCCTAGCACTCTACGAGCGAAGCTCAATCGATTGAGGTCTCAAGCACTAAAAATGGTGCAGCGCGTAGATGTGGCCATGCGCCGCGGCGGGGTTAGGCCGCGGCAACACCGTTGTCGGCGAATTTACCTAGCCCAACGCCTCTACCGCTACTCTTTAACCATCTATAGACTGCGGGCAACAATGTAGAAGTACCATTTGAATCGCTACTACACTCAAGCGCGTCGGCCATGGGAGCAGCCTCCAACATAGTTTGCCGACGGCAGCAAACGTGTCTCGGGCGACCTAGACCCCAAACAGTGGTGGACCCACTGTTGTGCTTGGGTATTCCCAGGCATACCCAACATTTTGGGAAAAAATAGTAGTTTGTAGATGTATATACATGTATAATACAGTTAAagtctcaaattgatactctatGTTATTCTCTGCTTCTTATTTGATTTCAAACACAAAGCAGCCCACACCCAACGGCCCATTTGGTGTTTCCACTCCCCATGGCCCACTCCCCAAGTTTCCCTCATGGCTTCACCTCATCTCGACTCCTCCAGACACGAAAATGGGAGACGAAGCGAGCGAATCTCCGAATCCGAGGGCCGAGCCACACCCTAGGGCAGCCCGCTAGCAGCGTCGCTCCGCCCCATCCCCCATGCCTCGCCCTACGCAGCAGCCATGGCTGCACCCTTGCCACGAACCCCGGCCATCGCGGTGGCATGGCTCCGCCGGACCCGCACCCCTGCCCCTACCGGCCTGCTCTCGGTCGCCTCGGCGCATCACCGGTGTCTGGCCTCGCCCACTCACCGCCTCGGCCAAGGCTGACGGCCTCCATGGCTCCATCCATCCTAACCAATCCTGGCAGCTCGAGCTCATCCTCGCCATCACCGATTTGATTTGTTCCTTTCAGAGAATCAGAGGTAATCAAATCCCGCTTTGCCCTTTTGTCTTTGTTATGTTCTGTCAAATGTCAAATTGTCAATTGTAAAAATCTTCCTATGGGCATACCCAACTTTGAAATCCTGGGTCCACCTCTGACCCCAAACGGTTCAACCACCTACCCtaggagtaagagggcctcaccagagaTGTGCAGGGTAGACTGGACGAAGTCgtggggctcggcaaggtggttgCCCACGAGCGTGGGGTGACTCTGGTTCATGGCAAGCGCGGCGATGGCGTCCCCGGTGACCTGCTGCTCCACCTACAAAACTGTTACACAggcgaggcaaccaagtcaacacGACATAAAGGCACCACTCAATTGAAACAACAGAGCATGGAGCGACGCACTAGCCGAGCACCTGCCTCGATGGCCATGGCAGACCACCGCGAGGAGAATGCCCCGCATTACCTCACTGTAGGATGGAAGCTCACCGGGATGACTCCAATCACTGGCTAACTAATATAGCTAGCTAGGTGCGCAGTTAATTTGAAAGAGGTGGACTATGCCAAGCTAATTTGATGGACGACGGTGTTCGGACTTAAGGGGTTGACGATGGGCGAAAACTCCAATTGAAGCCCCAACACCATACGGCTGCAACTGTGGTAAGCTTAGGGCAAAGCTGGACTCCAACTTGACCTCCAGACGTGCGCAATTACGGAGATGGGCCAGCTCTGTGGGTTTGCCCTGGCACGGCTTGGCCGGCGTGATTCAAGGCAACGGGACAGGAAGCTTGGCGTGGTGCATTTTCTAATTGGGAGAGGACGGCAGCGCGACGGTGATGGCTCCATGTGCGCGTACGAGTCTAGCACAACGACGTGCGACCATAGTGCCATGACTCGCAAGACGACGACGGCTCGGCATAGCGCGCCACAGAGACTGACGCTAGTTCAAGGAGGCAGTAGCATGGCGACGCATCGCGCGCGGACATGATGGTGAGGACAGGCGGGCAGGGCATGCGCATGTAGCCATGAAAGGTCAACGACAACAGTGACCGCGCAGCAGTGACAGTCAGAGCGTAGAGCGACCGGGTGCGCAGCTCGATGTGACGGCGAGCAGCGTGGCTCAGGCGGATGCGACAGTGGGCAGAGCAGCCAGGCTCGCTAGCGCGGTGTGCATGCGTGCGCGAGCGTGTGCCAGGGCATGGCAACAGTGGTGCAGACCCGCCCGGCGGTGCACGCGTGCATGCCAGGGGCAGGCTAGTGCAACGCGCCAAGCCAAGCCGAAACCCGGTGACCGCTGCCAGACGCTAGCACCGATCAACAACGTGTCTTGCACGCTTCCCAAAAACCCACCtcaatgcttcaattgctaaaccagctattttacgctcgagatggcatgtcaagctactaaaacaaaccctaaaaccGTGCCACTACTTAGCTCGATTCTTCTACGAAAATTACCGATCTTAGCTTCATCGACCCATTCTCTAACTTAAGAAAATGACTAAGTTTTTGTTCGGATTCGTGTCAACTTTGATTTCCGCTATCTAGCGAATCCCATTCtcaaccgcaagtatttcatcgccACCTACGAGTTTgcgctacaaactttattaaagtttcatatatgtgttctatagcattcttgttcaataaaaattcgtt encodes:
- the LOC136477826 gene encoding RNA polymerase II C-terminal domain phosphatase-like 1 isoform X2, with the translated sequence MFKSMVYYGNTSIGEVEVWPKGEASEGLAVAAWAREIRVDRLSPPSERCPPLAVMHTVAVGARCLVMESRPPVAADVAPMPLVAMHAACLRDNKTAVVPLGDGELHLVAMTSRRNLTNHACFWGYKLPFGLYNSCLTMLNLRCLGIVFDLDETLIVANTSRSFEDRIDGLQRKLSNETDPQRRNGMLSEIKRYQDDKSILKQYIEGDQVYDDGKVYKAQPEIVPPLSDNQQPMTRPVIRLQDKNIILTRIDPLIRDTSVLVRLRPAWEDLRSYLIARGRKRFEVYVCTMAERDYALEMWRLLDPDSRLINSVQLHDRMVCVKSGLKKSLLNVFHDGSCHPGMALVIDDRLKVWDEKDQLRVHVVPAFTPYYAPQAEANCSIPVLCVARNVACNVRGGFFKDFDEGLLPRISNVHYEDEVNDISSAPDVGKYLITEDENAALVNGNRDSLPFDGMADAEVERRMKEANAQAFHQTAGNFVMPVAPAQNFVSSSVAPLALPLGMMPPPFSQPVVQPGFSDSLQGSPAREEGEVPESELDPDTRRRLLILQHGQDTRDPTPPLPAIPPVQVPVPPVQPHGNWFPTEDGLNPSNLNRGSAGFTVESDSMLYEKKQPPHPSFFHGGDSPMSSDRFGYQNQRFPSQLPHTEDHHILQNHAPPKYRSFSGEELAARHVPSSQRNNQIESGRHFAQYAGTSAGILEGIALKCGSKVEYRSTLCDTAELQFSIEVWIVGEKVGEGIGRTRREAQRQAAEMSLRNLANKYLSSDPNRLTDMKENGFSSNRNVFGYSGNTRDDMLPFSSTSEESRFMKMEENNSRKTGGSVAALKELAADEALGTLRSMLGQLGHKRSGSPRSLAPNFNKRFKPDFPRTVQRVPYGTYSRIEGHVP